The following proteins are encoded in a genomic region of Pseudomonadota bacterium:
- a CDS encoding IS3 family transposase, which translates to MFGTKAEVFEFIDRHRGEHRMSVMCRLYGVTRAGYYAWKGRGESARAKADGRLWVHIERIYQANGGTYGSPRIHAALKAQGSRVGKKRVERSMRRHGLRARSAKLYHANPGSHAFFASIPNRQLDIIADRADRVWVGDITYLKVGGQWRYLAIVIDKYSRRVIGWSLGRNKDVALTLASLNRAVFHRRPGPGVIFHTDRGIEYAGYAFRDRLTELGFVQSMNRPGELTDNAHMESFFHSMKSDVVHGVVFEQEKELQKMMRSYIPFYNQKRLHSSLGYLSPVQYETIAV; encoded by the coding sequence TTGTTCGGAACGAAGGCGGAGGTCTTCGAGTTCATTGACCGACACCGGGGGGAGCACCGAATGAGTGTAATGTGTCGGCTCTATGGGGTAACGCGGGCGGGGTATTATGCCTGGAAGGGGCGCGGTGAGAGTGCGCGCGCCAAGGCCGATGGGCGGCTGTGGGTGCACATCGAGCGGATATATCAGGCGAACGGTGGGACCTACGGGAGTCCGCGGATTCATGCCGCGCTGAAGGCGCAAGGCAGCCGGGTCGGGAAGAAACGTGTGGAGCGGAGCATGCGGAGACACGGCCTGAGGGCACGTTCGGCAAAACTCTATCATGCCAATCCGGGGAGCCATGCGTTCTTCGCTAGCATTCCCAACCGCCAACTCGATATCATTGCCGATCGTGCGGACCGGGTCTGGGTGGGCGATATTACGTATCTCAAGGTCGGGGGGCAGTGGCGGTATCTGGCAATTGTCATCGACAAGTATTCGCGTCGGGTCATCGGTTGGAGTCTCGGCCGAAACAAAGATGTGGCTCTGACGCTCGCATCGCTCAATCGAGCGGTATTCCATCGACGCCCTGGTCCCGGCGTGATCTTTCACACCGACCGAGGGATCGAGTATGCCGGCTATGCGTTCCGAGACCGACTGACAGAGCTCGGGTTTGTACAGAGCATGAACCGCCCAGGAGAGTTGACCGACAATGCGCATATGGAGTCATTTTTTCACTCCATGAAGTCCGATGTCGTTCACGGTGTTGTTTTTGAGCAGGAGAAGGAGCTACAGAAGATGATGCGTAGTTACATCCCGTTTTACAATCAGAAGCGGCTTCACTCATCATTAGGGTACCTATCACCCGTCCAATATGAGACGATAGCCGTTTGA
- a CDS encoding transposase has protein sequence MPRAGLRKISRYSGEFKATAVKLSSLSGVLIRDVARELDIHPFMLSRWRKEVREGKIVAKTKKLDIDTKTATELNRLRQVERAYALLKEEHTLLKKAIRFCSERRRRSSSSLTDTGGSTE, from the coding sequence ATGCCGAGAGCAGGGCTGAGGAAAATTAGTCGCTACAGTGGTGAATTCAAGGCCACGGCGGTAAAGCTGAGTTCCTTGTCAGGGGTGCTGATTCGAGATGTTGCACGGGAACTAGATATTCACCCCTTTATGTTGTCACGCTGGCGCAAGGAAGTACGGGAGGGAAAGATTGTGGCCAAGACGAAGAAGCTGGACATTGATACCAAGACCGCAACGGAGCTTAACCGGCTACGGCAAGTCGAGCGCGCGTATGCGCTATTGAAAGAGGAGCATACGCTTTTAAAAAAAGCCATCCGGTTTTGTTCGGAACGAAGGCGGAGGTCTTCGAGTTCATTGACCGACACCGGGGGGAGCACCGAATGA